Proteins co-encoded in one Amia ocellicauda isolate fAmiCal2 chromosome 11, fAmiCal2.hap1, whole genome shotgun sequence genomic window:
- the bicc2 gene encoding bicaudal C homolog 2, producing MATVEESQELESGSNQPAIEDEQTELALTSSREEEAHSVQEEDGRPALADPEWIEERFRIDRKKLETMLHSPDNENSTTGEEFFQKVMMETNTQIKWPSKLKIGAKSKKDPHVKVEGKRNNVLEAKKKILDILETKVNKVTLKMDVAYTEHSHVIGKGGGNIKKVMEETLCHIHFPDSNRNSVNVEKSNQVSIAGPVCGVESARRKIRELQPLVLSFDLPVGIVPQTLPDLNSPLIQQVAQTFNVTVTFQQQPKIYTTTCTVRGLQGSCASVKKAMSVLVEILVGVETSVTVSTQLNISSQQHLFLIGQNGANFINIMQATQTQIVLPDLNSPQSRATLLIQGTTDAVCLAKQQLLDCLPVCLMFDMKEDGVEVEPRKLSQMMHNLGVFISVKPRVKQTAKSVVVKTLERNAANLYETRRLLLGLETSEVPTTVKPTPDVPLTNSLTNYWLNLIAQQLGLFDAGAVVTPEAVVSALLQVKSRPSPPPGLGLQHEESRGALKGNENKLWEKISGTELRQSSSGSEKPRTESSEPEEQADGLTWRSSQLEIHKDHNQGEGESATCQAAGVQKFIQSLFKGDADSDNAEIISNLKTDNLQNLNEDYDYEKKKLLATRAMQKKPVVTEVRTPTDTWSGLGFSKSMPAEAVKELRAVSRRNYKSYLSNNNSQTWALHQSLSKDKVASGSNSENWRERRESAPSFQPVTSNSMTSSSSSSSFPTFAGLTMRSRADKSTESLLSCSNYFESVSSLSRPGSLATSLSPPHSADLPELFSQLGLGKYIDVFQQQEIDFQTFLTLSDEDLKEVGISTFGARRKMLLAISELTKTKKKLLDPPTVKSGYLEGGASGRLPRIVDIDVAGQSNCW from the exons ATGGCTACTGTGGAGGAGAGTCAAGAGCTGGAGTCTGGCTCCAACCAACCAGCCATTGAGGACGAGCAGACAGAGTTGGCATTGACTTCCAGCAGGGAGGAAGAGGCCCACAGCGTCCAGGAGGAGGATGGGAGACCAGCCCTCGCTGACCCTGAGTGGATAGAAGAGAGATTCAGGATTGACAGGAAGAAACTGGAAACTATGTTGCACT CCCCAGACAATGAAAATAGTACAACCGGTGAAGAATTCTTTCAAAAG GTGATGATGGAGACAAATACACAGATTAAATGGCCTTCCAAGCTGAAGATCGGGGCGAAATCAAAGAAAG ATCCACATGTGAAGGTGGAAGGGAAGAGAAACAATGTCCTGGAGGCCAAGAAGAAGATATTAGATATTTTGGAAACAAAG GTGAATAAAGTGACTCTAAAGATGGATGTGGCCTACACCGAGCATTCCCATGTGATCGGGAAAGGAGGCGGCAATATTAAAAAGGTCATGGAGGAGACCCTCTGCCACATCCACTTCCCCGACTCCAACCGCAACAGTGTCAACGTGGAGAAGAGCAACCAG GTGTCAATAGCTGGGCCTGTGTGTGGTGTGGAATCTGCCCGGAGAAAAATAAGG GAATTACAGCCTCTGGTTCTGAGCTTTGACCTGCCTGTGGGGATTGTCCCACAGACTTTACCCGACCTCAACTCGCCACTCATTCAACAAGTAGCCCAGACCTTTAATGTCACCGTCACCTTCCAACAGCAACCGAAGATCTACACCACAACCTGCACAGTAAGGGGCCTGCAGGGCAGCTGCGCCTCTGTCAAG AAAGCCATGTCTGTGCTTGTTGAGATACTGGTTGGTGTGGAGACTAGTGTCACTGTGAGCACACAGCTCAACATTAGCTCCCAGCAGCACCTCTTTCTCATCGGCCAGAATGGAGCCAACTTCATCAACATAATGCAGGCGACCCAGACTCAAATCGTGCTGCCAGACTTAAACTCCCCACAGAGCCGCGCCACCCTACTGATACAGGGCACCACCGACGCTGTGTGTCTGGCCAAACAGCAGCTACTG GATTGTCTGCCTGTCTGCTTGATGTTTGACATGAAGGAGGATGGCGTGGAAGTGGAGCCACGCAAGCTCAGCCAGATGATGCACAACCTTGGGGTCTTCATCAGTGTCAAGCCCAGAGTGAAGCAGACGGCCAAG TCTGTAGTAGTGAAGACCTTGGAAAGGAATGCGGCTAACTTGTATGAAACCAGAAGATTGCTTTTGGGCCTAGAAACCAGCGAGGTCCCCACGACAGTAAAGCCGACCCCTGATGTTCCCTTGACAAATAGCCTTACGAATTACTGGCTCAATCTGATCGCACAACAGCTCGGCCTCTTTGACGCAG GAGCGGTTGTGACTCCTGAAGCAGTAGTCAGTGCTCTGTTACAGGTGAAATCCAGGCCTTCACCTCCTCCAGGTCTCGGCCTTCAGCACGAAGAGAGCAGGGGAGCCCTGAAGGGAAACGAGAACAAATTGTGGGAAAAA ATTTCAGGAACCGAACTTCGACAGAGCTCTTCTGGGAGTGAAAAGCCCAGAACGGAGAGTTCAGAACCCGAGGAACAAGCAGACGGTCTGACCTGGAGAAGCAGCCAGTTGGAAATCCACAAAGACCATAACCAAGGCGAAGGTGAATCGGCCACTTGCCAGGCAGCTGGAGTGCAGAAATTCATCCAGTC gTTGTTTAAAGGTGATGCGGACAGTGACAATGCAGAGATAATAAGCAATCTGAAAACAGACAACTTGCAGAATCTGAATGAG gattatgattatgaaaaGAAGAAACTTTTAGCGACAAGGG CCATGCAGAAGAAGCCGGTGGTGACGGAGGTGCGGACACCCACAGACACCTGGAGTGGCCTGGGCTTCTCCAAGTCCATGCCTGCCGAGGCAGTGAAGGAGCTGCGTGCTGTCAGTCGACGAAACTACAAGTCGTAcctcagcaacaacaacagccag ACATGGGCTTTGCACCAATCCCTAAGTAAAGACAAGGTGGCCAGTGGGAGCAACTCTGAAAACTGGCGGGAACGGAGGGAATCTGCACCTTCATTCCAACCGGTCACCTCCAACTCCAtgacctcttcctcctcctcctcctccttccccaCCTTTGCGGGTCTCACAATGAGGAGTCGAGCAGACAAATCTA CGGAGTCCCTTCTGAGCTGCAGTAATTACTTTGAGAGTGTCTCCTCTCTGAGCCGGCCGGGCAGCCTGGCCACCAGCCTGTCTCCTCCGCACTCAGCAGACCTGCCGGAGCTGTTCAGTCAGCTGGGCCTGGGGAAATACATCGACGTCTTCCAACAGCAAGAG ATAGACTTTCAAACGTTTCTGACACTATCCGATGAGGACCTTAAAGAAGTGGGAATTTCCACTTTtggggcaaggaggaaaatgCTCCTAGCTATTTCAG aacttactaaaactaaaaagaagTTACTGGACCCCCCCACAGTGAAGTCGGGATATCTCGAAGGCGGGGCAAGTGGTCGCCTGCCACGCATCGTAGACATTGACGTGGCAGGACAGAGTAACTGCTGGTGA